In the Bifidobacterium catenulatum PV20-2 genome, one interval contains:
- a CDS encoding DUF3073 domain-containing protein: protein MGRGRQKAKQQKIARKLKYLTTDTDYDELAKELGAQEPGSGSFDPFADIEAKYSHDADAEDEISEDAQESAQTDAEDDLDEYAKWAAEAAAKATSGEFPAAKSAAPKPHKPIPMPMPSALKPKKQD, encoded by the coding sequence ATGGGCCGCGGACGTCAGAAAGCCAAACAGCAGAAAATAGCCCGAAAGCTCAAGTACCTGACCACCGACACCGATTATGATGAGCTCGCCAAGGAGCTCGGTGCCCAGGAGCCTGGTTCGGGTTCTTTTGATCCTTTCGCCGATATCGAAGCAAAATATTCTCACGATGCGGACGCTGAAGATGAGATTTCTGAAGATGCTCAGGAGTCCGCGCAGACCGACGCCGAGGATGACCTCGACGAGTATGCGAAGTGGGCCGCAGAGGCGGCGGCGAAGGCCACGAGCGGAGAGTTCCCGGCAGCCAAGTCCGCCGCGCCGAAGCCACACAAGCCCATCCCGATGCCGATGCCCAGCGCACTGAAGCCGAAGAAGCAGGACTGA